Proteins encoded together in one Synechococcus sp. BL107 window:
- a CDS encoding NAD(P)H-quinone oxidoreductase subunit 5 codes for MPSAAELAWLIPVLPLFGALITGLGLISFNRTVNRLRKPVALLLITCVGAAAVLSYAILASQLAGSPPVEHLFVWASAGDFTLPMGYVVDPLGAVMLSLVTTIALLVMVYSHGYMAHDKGYVRFFTYLALFSSSMLGLIISPNLLEIYVFWELVGMCSYLLVGFWYDRDGAAHAAQKAFVVNRVGDFGLLLGILGLFWATGSFDFQGIADGLQQGLADGSVAPWAALLLCLLVFMGPMAKSAQFPLHVWLPDAMEGPTPISALIHAATMVAAGVFLVARLDPLYTQFPVVQTVIAVVGTITCFLGASIALTQMDLKKGLAYSTVSQLGYMMLAMGCGAPVAGMFHLVTHAFFKAMLFLGSGSVIHAMEEVVGHEPVLAQDMRLMGGLRQKMPITAITFFIGCIAISGIPPLAGFWSKDEILGQAFNAFPVLWLVGFLTAGMTAFYMFRLYFLTFEGEFRGNDKAMQTSLLAAVGKENKEHGDHATSVHESAWPMTVPLAVLAVPSVLIGLLGTPWNSRFAGLLNPEEAAEMAEHFSWAEFLPLAGASVAISLVGITLAVLAYALRRIDLGQLVAGRFPTINAFLANKWYLDSINEKLFVRGSRKLAREVLEVDAKVVDGVVNLTGLLTLGSGEGLKYLETGRAQFYALIVFGGVIAMVVLFGVIGGPIS; via the coding sequence ATGCCCTCGGCAGCGGAACTCGCCTGGCTAATTCCTGTTCTTCCCCTTTTTGGGGCTCTAATTACAGGGCTTGGGCTGATCAGCTTCAACCGGACGGTGAATCGGTTGCGCAAACCCGTTGCGCTGCTGCTCATCACATGCGTTGGGGCAGCCGCCGTGTTGAGTTACGCCATCCTGGCAAGTCAACTAGCCGGTTCTCCGCCGGTTGAACATCTATTCGTCTGGGCCAGTGCGGGCGACTTCACATTGCCCATGGGCTATGTCGTTGACCCATTGGGCGCAGTGATGTTGTCACTGGTCACCACCATTGCCCTGTTGGTGATGGTGTATTCCCACGGATATATGGCCCACGACAAGGGCTACGTTCGATTTTTCACCTATCTCGCCCTTTTCAGCAGCTCGATGCTCGGGCTGATTATTAGTCCCAACCTGCTCGAGATTTATGTGTTCTGGGAGCTGGTGGGGATGTGTTCCTATCTGCTTGTTGGTTTCTGGTACGACAGAGACGGCGCGGCCCACGCGGCCCAAAAAGCATTCGTGGTGAACCGCGTTGGCGACTTTGGGCTTCTTCTCGGAATCCTGGGCCTCTTTTGGGCCACCGGAAGCTTTGATTTCCAAGGCATTGCCGATGGTTTGCAGCAAGGACTAGCCGATGGCAGCGTCGCGCCATGGGCTGCACTACTGCTCTGCCTCCTGGTGTTTATGGGCCCAATGGCGAAATCGGCCCAATTCCCCCTCCACGTTTGGCTGCCCGATGCCATGGAAGGGCCAACGCCCATTTCGGCTCTCATTCACGCCGCAACGATGGTGGCGGCAGGGGTGTTCCTCGTCGCGCGGTTGGATCCGCTTTACACCCAATTCCCGGTTGTTCAAACGGTCATTGCAGTGGTTGGAACAATCACTTGCTTCCTTGGGGCCTCGATCGCCCTAACCCAGATGGACCTGAAAAAAGGTTTGGCCTACAGCACCGTGTCGCAACTCGGGTACATGATGCTGGCCATGGGGTGCGGTGCTCCGGTTGCCGGAATGTTCCATCTGGTGACGCACGCGTTTTTCAAAGCCATGCTCTTTTTGGGCTCGGGGTCTGTCATTCATGCCATGGAAGAGGTGGTGGGCCACGAACCCGTCTTGGCTCAGGACATGCGTCTCATGGGTGGCTTGCGCCAAAAGATGCCGATTACCGCCATCACCTTTTTTATCGGTTGCATCGCGATCAGCGGGATCCCTCCCTTGGCAGGCTTTTGGAGCAAAGATGAAATCCTTGGCCAAGCCTTCAATGCCTTCCCTGTGCTGTGGCTTGTGGGGTTCCTCACCGCCGGCATGACGGCCTTCTACATGTTCCGGCTTTATTTCCTCACCTTTGAAGGAGAGTTCCGTGGCAACGACAAGGCGATGCAAACATCGCTGCTTGCCGCCGTCGGAAAAGAAAACAAGGAGCATGGCGACCACGCCACCAGCGTTCATGAGTCGGCCTGGCCAATGACAGTCCCCCTTGCTGTTTTGGCTGTTCCATCCGTGCTGATTGGTTTGCTGGGAACGCCTTGGAACAGTCGCTTTGCGGGTTTATTGAACCCTGAAGAAGCAGCGGAAATGGCCGAACATTTCAGCTGGGCGGAGTTCCTACCTCTCGCAGGGGCCTCAGTTGCCATTTCACTGGTGGGCATCACCCTTGCCGTTCTCGCATACGCCCTGCGCCGGATCGATCTAGGTCAGCTGGTCGCTGGTCGCTTCCCCACGATCAACGCCTTCCTTGCGAACAAGTGGTACCTCGATTCGATCAACGAAAAATTATTTGTTCGCGGTAGCCGGAAGCTCGCTAGAGAGGTACTTGAGGTGGACGCGAAGGTGGTGGATGGGGTGGTGAACCTCACCGGTTTGCTCACCCTCGGTAGCGGAGAAGGCTTGAAATACCTGGAAACTGGCCGTGCTCAGTTTTATGCCCTGATCGTGTTTGGCGGCGTCATTGCGATGGTTGTTTTGTTCGGTGTGATCGGCGGACCGATCAGCTGA
- a CDS encoding NAD(P)H-quinone oxidoreductase subunit 4, with translation MIEFAVAGLSDPVQATVPWLSLSILVPIGGALLIPFIPDQGEGKQIRWYALIVTLITFLITVAGYLTGYDPSLSGLQLFERVSWLPEIGLTWTVGADGLSMPLILLTSFITSLACLAAWPVTFKPRLFFFLLLAMDGGQIAVFAVQDMLLFFLAWELELLPVYLLLAIWGGKKRQYAATKFILYTAGSSLFILLAALAMGFFGGGTPSFEYTALAAKDFGSGFQLLCYAGLLIAFGVKLPIVPLHTWLPDAHGEATAPVHMLLAGILLKMGGYALLRFNCELLPAAHAQFAPLLIVLGVVNIIYAALTSFAQRNLKRKIAYSSISHMGFVLIGIGSFSVLGSSGAMLQMISHGLIGASLFFLVGATYDRTHTLLLDEMGGIGQKMRIMFALWTVCALASLALPGMSGFVSELMIFAGFATDEAYTLPFRVVICGLAAVGVVLTPVYLLSMLREIFFGKEKAELVSHTNLVDAEPREVYIIGCLLVPIIGIGLYPRLMTDSFSSSIEALVSRDVTAMEQLTKPTAPLIRGQSAVPAILRAPNLGTPTPK, from the coding sequence GTGATCGAGTTTGCAGTCGCCGGGCTGAGCGACCCCGTGCAAGCGACAGTTCCTTGGTTGAGCCTGTCGATTTTGGTGCCCATTGGCGGAGCGCTGCTCATCCCTTTCATCCCCGACCAGGGGGAAGGCAAGCAAATTCGCTGGTATGCCCTGATCGTCACCCTGATCACCTTTCTGATCACGGTTGCGGGGTATCTGACGGGTTATGACCCCAGCCTGAGCGGTCTGCAGCTCTTTGAACGCGTCAGTTGGTTGCCAGAGATCGGCCTGACCTGGACCGTCGGAGCCGACGGGCTATCGATGCCCCTCATCCTGCTAACGAGCTTCATCACCAGCCTTGCTTGCTTAGCGGCCTGGCCGGTGACGTTCAAACCGCGCTTGTTCTTTTTCCTGCTTCTGGCCATGGATGGCGGCCAAATCGCCGTTTTTGCCGTGCAAGACATGCTGCTTTTCTTCTTGGCATGGGAGCTGGAACTTCTCCCGGTTTATCTGCTACTTGCCATCTGGGGCGGCAAAAAACGCCAATATGCGGCCACCAAATTCATTCTCTACACCGCAGGAAGTTCCCTGTTCATCCTCTTGGCTGCTCTTGCCATGGGCTTTTTCGGAGGAGGAACGCCAAGCTTCGAATACACAGCACTGGCAGCGAAAGATTTTGGCAGTGGCTTCCAGTTGCTTTGTTACGCGGGACTACTCATCGCCTTCGGAGTCAAGCTGCCGATTGTGCCCCTGCATACCTGGCTACCGGATGCCCATGGAGAAGCCACAGCGCCCGTACACATGCTGCTGGCTGGCATCCTTCTGAAGATGGGTGGCTACGCCCTACTGCGATTCAACTGTGAGCTACTGCCAGCTGCCCATGCCCAGTTCGCACCACTGCTCATCGTTTTAGGAGTGGTGAATATCATTTATGCCGCCCTCACATCCTTCGCCCAGCGCAATCTCAAACGGAAAATTGCCTATAGCTCAATCAGCCATATGGGCTTTGTGTTGATTGGCATCGGCAGCTTCAGTGTTCTTGGAAGCAGCGGCGCGATGTTGCAGATGATCAGCCATGGGTTGATCGGTGCCAGCCTGTTCTTCCTCGTCGGAGCGACCTACGACCGCACCCACACGTTGCTACTGGATGAGATGGGCGGCATTGGCCAAAAAATGCGAATCATGTTCGCCCTTTGGACCGTTTGCGCCCTTGCCTCCCTTGCCCTGCCAGGGATGAGCGGTTTCGTCAGCGAGCTGATGATTTTTGCAGGGTTCGCAACCGACGAGGCCTACACCCTTCCTTTCCGCGTGGTGATTTGCGGCCTAGCCGCTGTGGGCGTTGTTCTCACACCCGTTTACCTGCTCTCGATGCTGCGTGAAATCTTCTTTGGAAAAGAGAAAGCTGAACTGGTTTCCCACACCAACCTGGTAGATGCCGAGCCTCGCGAGGTCTACATCATTGGCTGCTTGCTGGTTCCGATTATCGGCATCGGTTTGTATCCACGCCTGATGACCGATAGCTTCAGCAGCTCCATCGAAGCTTTGGTGAGCCGTGATGTGACCGCTATGGAGCAACTCACGAAACCCACCGCCCCTTTAATTCGAGGTCAATCAGCGGTTCCAGCCATCTTGCGCGCTCCGAACCTCGGCACGCCAACTCCTAAGTGA
- a CDS encoding lipopolysaccharide assembly protein LapA domain-containing protein, whose protein sequence is MRQINFGLIFVFGLITVFFTLENTAPTTVHVLPGMQYTLPLAGLLLMVAGIGAVSAWFFATWTGMLNNVDQLSKATEFEAQQVRIQELETDLNRYRSTVETQLGLLPATTVSSSEADTPTGDT, encoded by the coding sequence ATGCGCCAGATCAATTTCGGACTGATCTTCGTTTTCGGGCTGATCACCGTGTTTTTCACCCTTGAAAACACAGCTCCCACCACTGTTCATGTCTTACCAGGGATGCAATACACCCTGCCTTTGGCCGGTCTGTTGCTGATGGTCGCCGGGATCGGTGCCGTATCCGCTTGGTTTTTCGCCACATGGACGGGGATGTTGAACAACGTTGATCAGCTGAGCAAAGCCACTGAATTTGAAGCTCAACAGGTTCGCATTCAAGAGCTGGAAACCGATCTCAATCGATATCGTTCCACGGTCGAGACGCAGCTCGGTCTGCTCCCCGCCACCACCGTGAGCAGCAGCGAAGCTGACACACCAACAGGAGACACCTGA
- a CDS encoding segregation/condensation protein A, producing MHQAVPNDGADAGARLAIRLLQDAAERGDLDPWDVDVIAVVDGFLDQLRQRIEVPRQIAAALAGRGGSYERDLAESSEAFLAASVLVGLKAEVLEASMLPPPPDVEEYFEGDFDDQGWLDPSFDLPRRPERHLLRRPVAPPPLRRPVTLGELIEQLESIAGQLESDELEMRRRQRRKRFSTRDAIAQVANLAHREKLPETTAALGVFLNGWEDALDWVDFEGLVQRWGQVAAADLDQDRVGVFWALLFLSSQGSVELEQSQWLHGPLRLKRIPAAGIPTQLPISSLQVATPIPAPTAVAA from the coding sequence TTGCATCAGGCGGTCCCCAACGACGGTGCTGATGCCGGTGCCCGCCTCGCGATCCGTCTTCTTCAAGATGCTGCCGAGCGGGGCGATCTGGATCCTTGGGATGTGGATGTGATTGCCGTCGTCGACGGCTTTCTTGATCAACTCAGGCAACGCATTGAAGTGCCGCGTCAAATCGCAGCGGCTTTGGCGGGACGCGGTGGCAGCTATGAACGCGATCTTGCAGAAAGCAGCGAAGCCTTCCTGGCCGCCTCAGTGCTCGTAGGCCTGAAAGCAGAAGTTCTAGAAGCGAGCATGCTTCCACCGCCCCCAGACGTGGAGGAGTATTTCGAGGGCGACTTTGATGATCAGGGATGGCTGGATCCCAGCTTCGATTTACCCCGACGACCTGAACGTCATCTCCTACGGCGTCCGGTGGCACCTCCACCGCTGAGGCGTCCAGTGACGCTCGGGGAACTCATTGAACAACTCGAGAGCATTGCCGGGCAGCTTGAATCCGATGAATTAGAGATGCGCCGCCGTCAACGGCGGAAACGGTTCAGCACCCGTGACGCCATCGCTCAGGTGGCCAACTTGGCGCACCGCGAAAAGTTACCGGAAACCACGGCCGCCCTCGGCGTGTTTCTGAATGGCTGGGAAGACGCCCTGGATTGGGTGGATTTTGAAGGCCTCGTTCAGCGCTGGGGCCAGGTGGCTGCAGCTGATCTGGATCAAGACAGGGTGGGCGTGTTCTGGGCCCTTCTATTTCTGTCCTCGCAAGGCAGTGTGGAGCTCGAACAATCGCAATGGCTGCACGGACCACTACGGCTCAAACGAATCCCCGCAGCTGGCATCCCAACGCAATTACCGATTAGCAGCCTCCAGGTTGCGACCCCAATACCAGCGCCAACAGCCGTTGCTGCCTAA
- a CDS encoding NDP-sugar synthase, with protein MKAMILAAGKGTRVQPITHVIPKPMIPILQKPVMEFLLELLKEHGFTEVMVNVSHLAEEIENYFRDGQRFGVELAYSFEGRIEDGELIGNAMGSAGGLKKIQDFQHFFDDTFVVLCGDALIDLDLTEALKRHREKGAIASLVTKRVPKDQVSSYGVVVTDDEGRISSFQEKPSIDEALSDTINTGIYIFEPDIFEHIPSGVSFDIGSDLFPKLAASGAPFYAIPMDFEWVDIGKVPDYWQAIRSVLSGDVRQVGIPGKEIRPGVYTGLNVAANWDKINVTGPVYVGGMTKIEDGATIIGPSMIGPSCHICEGATVDNSIIFDYSRIGAGVQLVEKLVFGRYCVGKDGDHFDLQEASLDWLITDARRQDLVEPSPQQKAMAELLGTDLMSSVN; from the coding sequence ATGAAGGCGATGATTCTGGCGGCTGGCAAGGGGACAAGGGTGCAGCCGATCACACATGTGATCCCCAAGCCGATGATTCCAATCCTGCAAAAGCCAGTGATGGAATTCCTACTGGAACTCTTAAAGGAGCACGGTTTCACCGAAGTGATGGTGAACGTGTCTCATCTGGCTGAGGAAATTGAAAACTATTTCCGTGATGGTCAACGTTTTGGCGTTGAACTGGCCTACAGCTTCGAAGGACGGATTGAAGATGGAGAACTCATTGGAAATGCGATGGGTTCTGCCGGTGGCTTGAAAAAAATCCAAGATTTTCAACATTTTTTTGACGACACCTTTGTTGTGCTCTGTGGTGATGCGCTGATCGATCTCGATCTCACTGAAGCCCTGAAGCGGCACCGAGAGAAAGGAGCCATCGCCAGCTTGGTCACCAAGCGCGTTCCCAAAGATCAGGTGAGCAGCTACGGCGTTGTGGTGACGGATGACGAAGGTCGAATTTCCTCGTTCCAAGAAAAGCCAAGTATCGATGAGGCCCTGAGCGACACAATTAATACTGGTATTTACATTTTTGAGCCTGATATTTTTGAGCACATTCCTTCAGGGGTGTCCTTCGATATCGGCTCCGATTTGTTTCCAAAATTGGCAGCCTCCGGAGCTCCCTTTTATGCCATTCCGATGGATTTTGAATGGGTAGATATTGGCAAAGTTCCCGATTATTGGCAGGCAATTCGCAGTGTTTTATCCGGTGATGTGCGCCAAGTGGGCATCCCTGGCAAAGAGATCCGTCCTGGCGTGTATACCGGTTTAAACGTTGCCGCTAACTGGGACAAAATCAATGTGACTGGGCCCGTCTACGTTGGAGGGATGACCAAAATCGAAGACGGTGCAACGATTATTGGCCCCTCAATGATTGGGCCTAGTTGTCACATTTGCGAAGGCGCCACGGTTGATAATTCAATTATTTTCGACTATTCCCGCATTGGAGCCGGCGTTCAACTCGTTGAAAAACTTGTGTTCGGTCGTTATTGCGTTGGCAAAGACGGAGACCACTTCGACCTTCAGGAAGCCTCACTGGATTGGTTGATCACCGATGCACGACGCCAAGATCTTGTGGAGCCATCACCTCAACAAAAAGCGATGGCGGAGCTTCTCGGCACAGATCTCATGTCGTCAGTGAACTGA
- a CDS encoding methylenetetrahydrofolate reductase: MTTALQCAIEAGKQALTAEVMPPRGADPAHMLAMAAYLQGRVHALNVTDGSRAVMRMSSVAACKLLIEAGAEPVLQLACRDRNRIALQADLLGAHALGIRNLLCLTGDPVRSGDQPLARPVNEFESVKLLQQVEALNQGEDPVKGNLPDGATALFAGCAADPHSRSWSGLQRRLQRKAGAGARFVQTQMVMAPQVLDRFQRELAGPLQLPVLAGVFLLKSAKNALFINRVVPGACIPDHLIQRLDAASDPAMEGVAIAAEQVRTYLGIVQGVHLMAIKAEERIPLILDQANISSLTT, encoded by the coding sequence TTGACGACGGCGCTCCAGTGCGCAATTGAGGCCGGAAAGCAGGCACTCACGGCAGAGGTTATGCCCCCAAGAGGAGCTGATCCTGCTCACATGCTTGCCATGGCGGCTTATCTGCAGGGGCGTGTGCATGCTTTGAACGTCACAGATGGCAGCCGTGCCGTGATGCGAATGAGCAGCGTGGCTGCTTGCAAACTCCTGATCGAGGCTGGTGCTGAACCTGTGTTGCAGTTGGCCTGTCGCGATCGCAATCGGATTGCGCTGCAGGCGGATTTGCTCGGTGCCCATGCTCTGGGGATTCGCAATCTTCTTTGTCTCACTGGCGATCCCGTCCGCAGTGGCGACCAGCCTTTGGCGAGACCTGTGAATGAGTTTGAGTCTGTGAAATTACTGCAGCAAGTTGAGGCTCTGAACCAGGGTGAAGATCCCGTTAAGGGCAACCTTCCCGATGGAGCCACGGCTCTTTTTGCAGGGTGTGCAGCCGACCCTCACTCTCGAAGTTGGAGTGGTTTACAGCGTCGATTGCAGCGGAAGGCGGGCGCCGGCGCTCGATTCGTCCAAACCCAAATGGTGATGGCCCCTCAGGTGTTGGACCGGTTCCAGCGGGAGCTGGCGGGGCCGCTTCAGCTTCCAGTTTTGGCAGGGGTGTTTTTGTTGAAGTCGGCCAAAAATGCACTGTTTATCAACCGTGTGGTGCCAGGAGCTTGCATTCCAGACCACCTGATTCAGCGATTAGACGCTGCATCTGATCCCGCGATGGAAGGCGTTGCCATTGCTGCTGAGCAGGTGCGCACCTACTTAGGGATTGTGCAGGGTGTGCATCTCATGGCGATTAAGGCAGAGGAGCGGATCCCCTTAATCCTCGATCAAGCCAATATCAGTTCACTGACGACATGA
- a CDS encoding helix-turn-helix transcriptional regulator, whose amino-acid sequence MSSVDTTDPLDISLSAREIEIIQLVAEGLTNQEIADRLTISKRTVDNHVSNVFTKTGSKNRVALLNWSMDNGKICRDGFNCCALPDADPHEP is encoded by the coding sequence ATGTCATCCGTCGATACAACTGATCCCTTGGACATTTCTCTGTCTGCCAGGGAGATCGAGATCATTCAGTTGGTGGCAGAGGGACTCACCAATCAAGAAATCGCGGATCGTTTGACCATCAGCAAACGCACCGTGGACAACCATGTGAGCAATGTATTCACCAAAACAGGTTCAAAAAACCGGGTGGCTTTGCTGAATTGGTCGATGGACAACGGAAAGATTTGTCGCGACGGTTTTAATTGCTGTGCGCTTCCAGATGCCGATCCCCACGAACCTTGA
- a CDS encoding CYTH domain-containing protein — MALEIERRFLVCGDTWRAHAGSAQPLRQGYLAASAEGVTVRLRIKGNDQAWLTLKAPAGESGLVRHEFEYSIPMDDAEAMWQLAPHRLEKSRWLLDLPGGEWVVDCFAGANAPLVLAEVELPQVDQSVVIPPWCGLEITGESIWSNAVLAQHPVQSWPLEERLQHGLA; from the coding sequence ATGGCTCTCGAGATTGAGCGACGGTTCTTGGTGTGTGGAGACACTTGGCGAGCTCATGCGGGGAGTGCGCAGCCTCTGCGGCAGGGTTACTTGGCAGCCAGTGCTGAAGGGGTCACGGTGCGTTTGCGCATTAAGGGCAATGACCAGGCCTGGCTCACCCTGAAAGCTCCTGCTGGTGAGAGTGGCTTGGTGCGGCACGAGTTTGAATATTCCATTCCTATGGATGATGCCGAGGCCATGTGGCAACTGGCACCGCATCGCTTGGAGAAGAGCCGTTGGCTTCTTGATCTCCCTGGGGGGGAATGGGTTGTGGATTGTTTTGCTGGGGCGAATGCTCCTTTGGTTTTGGCCGAAGTGGAGCTCCCTCAGGTGGATCAATCTGTGGTGATACCGCCTTGGTGTGGCCTTGAAATCACCGGTGAATCGATTTGGTCCAACGCGGTTTTAGCCCAACATCCTGTGCAGTCATGGCCGTTGGAGGAACGGCTGCAGCATGGATTGGCGTAA
- a CDS encoding NAD(+) kinase, which produces MRLDRVWVIYRADSQPAQREARHCAKQLEALGVKVVSAMSGPRANPFPGLLAVEGELPNLAVVLGGDGTVLGAARHLAVHDIPLLSINVGGHLGFLTHDRRVLRGDEVWQRLLDDQFAIERRMMLQAMVDRRCAAERAEGPAVLQQPDVEDDEEHHWALNDFYLRAYRDEISPTCTLELEIDGEVVDQVRGDGLILATPTGSTGYVMAAGGPILHPGIDAIIVTPICPMSLSSRTVVVPPRSRLVLWPLGDAGHQIKLWKDGVGCTVLQPGECCVVQQARHHAQMVLLNQSPSYYRTLTHKLHWAGSLTASQPSPN; this is translated from the coding sequence ATGCGTCTCGATCGGGTCTGGGTGATCTATCGGGCTGACAGTCAACCGGCCCAACGTGAAGCTCGCCACTGTGCAAAACAGTTAGAGGCTTTAGGTGTCAAGGTCGTTTCGGCGATGTCTGGCCCCCGTGCCAATCCCTTCCCAGGGCTCCTCGCTGTGGAGGGGGAACTTCCCAATTTGGCGGTTGTATTAGGAGGAGACGGCACGGTTCTTGGTGCTGCCCGCCACTTGGCCGTCCACGACATTCCTCTCCTCAGCATCAATGTGGGTGGTCATCTCGGCTTCCTTACCCACGACCGACGGGTGTTGCGGGGTGATGAGGTTTGGCAGCGTTTGCTTGACGATCAATTTGCGATTGAGCGGCGGATGATGTTGCAGGCCATGGTGGATCGTCGTTGTGCCGCGGAGCGTGCTGAGGGGCCGGCGGTGTTGCAGCAGCCCGATGTTGAAGATGATGAGGAACACCATTGGGCTCTGAATGATTTTTATCTGCGGGCTTACCGCGACGAAATTTCTCCGACTTGCACGCTCGAGCTCGAGATTGATGGAGAGGTGGTGGATCAGGTGCGGGGCGATGGACTGATCTTGGCGACCCCAACGGGGTCGACGGGTTATGTGATGGCGGCTGGAGGGCCGATCTTGCATCCAGGCATCGACGCCATCATTGTTACGCCGATTTGTCCGATGAGCCTCTCAAGCCGCACCGTGGTGGTGCCACCCCGTTCCAGGCTTGTGCTGTGGCCATTAGGGGATGCAGGCCATCAAATCAAACTTTGGAAAGATGGCGTGGGATGCACGGTTTTGCAACCGGGAGAGTGCTGTGTTGTTCAACAAGCTCGCCATCATGCGCAGATGGTGTTGTTGAACCAAAGTCCCTCGTATTACAGAACTTTGACCCATAAGCTCCATTGGGCAGGCAGCCTGACGGCGAGTCAGCCTTCACCAAACTGA
- the nuoK gene encoding NADH-quinone oxidoreductase subunit NuoK yields the protein MNDLLSTLPSLQAYLLVAAMLFCIGVWGLINSRNAVRVLMSIELMLNGVNINLMAFSSYVDGDLIRGQVFAVFVITVAAAEAAVGLAILLSLYRNRVTVDMEQFNLLRW from the coding sequence ATGAACGATCTTCTTTCCACACTTCCTTCCCTTCAGGCTTACCTCTTGGTGGCGGCGATGTTGTTTTGCATCGGTGTTTGGGGGTTAATCAACAGCCGAAACGCCGTCAGGGTGCTGATGAGCATTGAGCTCATGCTCAATGGGGTGAATATCAATTTGATGGCGTTTTCCTCCTATGTCGATGGCGATCTCATTCGCGGCCAGGTGTTTGCAGTGTTTGTGATCACCGTTGCGGCTGCAGAGGCTGCCGTTGGTTTGGCCATTTTGCTGTCGCTTTACCGCAACCGAGTTACCGTCGATATGGAGCAGTTCAACCTGCTGCGCTGGTAG
- a CDS encoding NADH-quinone oxidoreductase subunit J, whose protein sequence is MTIATSTELICFLVLSAVVVTGALGVVLLSNIVYSAFLLGGVFMAVAGLYLLLNASFVAAAQVMIYVGAINVLILFAIMLVNKREDLKAIANLTTRRIVSGGVCLGLLALLVRVVVTTPWSLPGPAAVGEEATARIGEHLFTDYLLPFELASVLLLMAMIGAIVLARRDVLANDVVTGEAADQGLIEKARTPLLLERRSS, encoded by the coding sequence ATGACTATTGCGACAAGCACGGAACTGATTTGTTTTCTGGTGCTGTCCGCTGTCGTCGTGACCGGCGCGCTTGGTGTTGTTCTTCTCAGCAACATTGTTTATTCCGCTTTCCTCCTTGGTGGAGTGTTTATGGCGGTGGCTGGTCTTTATCTGCTCTTGAACGCCAGTTTCGTTGCGGCGGCTCAAGTGATGATCTACGTCGGGGCCATCAACGTATTGATCTTGTTCGCAATCATGCTCGTGAACAAGCGGGAAGATCTCAAAGCAATCGCCAACCTCACCACCCGTCGGATTGTGTCGGGGGGAGTTTGCTTAGGCCTTCTAGCTCTCTTGGTCCGCGTGGTCGTGACAACACCCTGGTCCCTACCTGGGCCAGCTGCGGTGGGAGAAGAAGCCACTGCTCGCATTGGAGAACACCTCTTCACGGATTACTTGCTGCCGTTTGAGTTGGCGTCTGTGCTGTTGCTCATGGCCATGATTGGAGCCATCGTTTTGGCCCGCCGCGATGTGTTGGCGAATGACGTGGTCACTGGTGAAGCTGCCGATCAGGGCTTGATCGAAAAAGCACGAACTCCCCTTCTCCTCGAGCGCCGCTCGTCTTGA
- the ndhI gene encoding NAD(P)H-quinone oxidoreductase subunit I, which yields MFGFLKQVGDYTRDAVDAARNLAQGFAVTFDHMQRRPVTVQYPYEKLIPSERYRGRIHYEFDKCIACEVCVRVCPINLPVVDWVMNKATKKKELRNYSIDFGVCIFCGNCVEYCPTNCLSMTEEYELAAFDRHSLNYDNVALGRLPTSVTTDPSVQPLRELVYLPAGEMDPHTVPADRPRAGKLPAEVLETLAPVKDEGQSSKAVSKEDA from the coding sequence ATGTTCGGATTCCTCAAACAGGTTGGTGACTACACCCGGGATGCTGTGGATGCAGCCCGGAATTTGGCGCAGGGATTTGCGGTCACCTTCGACCACATGCAGCGTCGTCCCGTCACGGTGCAATACCCCTACGAAAAGCTCATCCCTTCGGAGCGTTATAGGGGCAGGATTCACTACGAGTTCGATAAGTGCATTGCCTGTGAGGTGTGCGTCAGGGTTTGCCCGATCAACCTTCCAGTGGTCGATTGGGTGATGAATAAGGCCACGAAGAAGAAAGAGTTGCGGAATTACTCCATCGACTTTGGTGTTTGTATTTTCTGTGGAAATTGCGTTGAGTACTGCCCGACCAATTGCTTGTCGATGACTGAAGAATATGAATTGGCGGCCTTTGATCGCCATAGTCTCAATTACGACAACGTTGCTCTTGGTCGTTTGCCCACGAGCGTGACGACAGACCCATCAGTCCAGCCCTTGCGGGAGCTTGTGTATCTGCCCGCTGGGGAAATGGACCCCCACACCGTTCCAGCTGATCGTCCACGTGCTGGCAAGCTTCCTGCTGAAGTCTTGGAAACCCTTGCTCCAGTCAAGGATGAGGGACAATCCTCCAAGGCTGTCTCGAAGGAGGACGCATGA